In one Mucilaginibacter sp. PAMB04168 genomic region, the following are encoded:
- a CDS encoding LptE family protein, whose amino-acid sequence MFKKKLLCFAILMIGMIYSSCSVTLNGASIPRDMQTINIVFFENTAPLVVSNMSQSFTEALKERIRSQSRLSIVRGDADAIMEGAITGFSYAPVSVQATDNNTAPRATATRLTITVNVKYTNNKDKKLSPDFEQSFSRYTDFTGDINSQEQNLIRIINQQLTEDIFNKAFANW is encoded by the coding sequence ATGTTTAAAAAGAAACTATTGTGCTTTGCTATATTGATGATAGGCATGATCTACTCATCGTGCTCCGTTACGCTTAACGGCGCTTCCATACCGCGCGATATGCAAACCATTAACATCGTGTTTTTTGAAAACACGGCCCCATTAGTGGTTAGCAATATGAGTCAATCTTTTACCGAGGCGCTTAAGGAGCGTATACGCTCGCAAAGCAGGCTCAGTATTGTGAGAGGTGATGCTGATGCCATAATGGAAGGGGCAATAACCGGCTTTAGCTATGCGCCAGTATCTGTACAGGCTACCGATAATAACACGGCGCCAAGGGCTACCGCCACACGTTTAACCATAACCGTTAACGTAAAGTACACCAATAACAAAGACAAAAAGCTATCGCCTGACTTTGAGCAATCATTTTCACGCTATACCGATTTTACCGGTGATATTAACTCGCAGGAACAAAACCTGATCAGAATTATCAACCAGCAGTTAACAGAGGATATTTTTAACAAAGCCTTTGCTAACTGGTAA
- a CDS encoding sigma-54 dependent transcriptional regulator has product MNVQEIKQRFGIIGSSPLLNRAIDIANQVAPTDISVLITGESGSGKEAFSHIIHQLSARKHGPFIAVNCGAIPEGTIDSELFGHEKGAYTGAVGERKGYFETVNGGTIFLDEIGEMPLGTQARLLRVLESGQFIRVGSSKVEKTNVRVIAATNVDVYEAVKAGKFREDLYYRLNTVPLRIPPLRDRKEDIILLFRKFSADFTDKYRTPGLHLDESAQQVLVSYTWPGNVRQLKNVAEQLAVLERDRTINAATLLTYMPQEAGRSNLPMRLDNQPREDFSERDLLYKVLFDMKRDMVELKKLVAEIIEHGGAPGSYTPSSTQTLNQLYHDIELPARPEAQFTIQQPVVNNHKNETVITPHAEEVEESLSLIEKESDLIRKALKKHKGKRKLAANELGISERTLYRKIKELNL; this is encoded by the coding sequence ATGAACGTACAGGAAATTAAACAACGCTTTGGTATCATCGGCAGTTCGCCGTTGCTTAACCGGGCTATAGATATTGCAAACCAGGTAGCACCTACCGATATTTCGGTACTCATTACCGGGGAGAGTGGTAGCGGTAAAGAGGCTTTTTCGCATATCATTCATCAGTTAAGTGCACGCAAGCATGGGCCTTTTATTGCCGTAAACTGTGGTGCCATACCCGAGGGTACAATCGATTCGGAGCTTTTTGGTCATGAAAAAGGTGCCTACACGGGAGCTGTTGGCGAGCGTAAAGGGTACTTTGAAACCGTAAACGGCGGCACTATATTTTTAGATGAGATAGGGGAGATGCCATTGGGTACCCAAGCGCGTTTGTTACGTGTGCTGGAGTCGGGGCAGTTTATCCGCGTGGGCTCATCCAAAGTAGAGAAAACCAACGTGCGTGTTATAGCAGCTACCAACGTTGATGTGTATGAGGCTGTAAAAGCAGGCAAGTTTCGCGAAGACTTATATTATCGTTTAAATACCGTTCCGTTGCGTATACCACCTTTGCGCGACCGGAAAGAAGATATTATTTTGCTGTTTCGTAAATTTTCGGCCGATTTTACCGACAAATACCGAACGCCAGGCTTACACCTGGACGAAAGCGCTCAGCAGGTATTGGTTAGCTATACGTGGCCAGGTAACGTGCGCCAGCTAAAAAACGTAGCCGAACAGTTGGCCGTGTTAGAGCGAGATCGTACCATTAACGCAGCTACCTTACTTACTTATATGCCGCAAGAGGCCGGCCGTAGTAATTTACCCATGCGACTGGACAACCAGCCGCGCGAAGACTTCTCAGAGCGGGACTTGTTATATAAGGTGCTTTTTGATATGAAGCGGGATATGGTGGAACTTAAAAAGCTGGTAGCCGAGATAATTGAACACGGCGGTGCTCCTGGCTCATATACGCCCAGCAGCACGCAAACGCTTAATCAACTTTATCATGATATTGAGTTGCCGGCTCGTCCCGAAGCACAATTTACCATCCAACAGCCCGTTGTAAATAATCATAAGAACGAAACTGTGATTACCCCGCATGCTGAAGAGGTAGAAGAGTCCTTATCACTTATCGAAAAGGAATCTGACTTGATACGCAAGGCGCTTAAAAAGCACAAAGGCAAGCGCAAACTTGCAGCCAATGAGTTGGGTATATCGGAGCGGACGCTGTACCGTAAAATAAAAGAATTAAACCTGTAA